The window CGTTTTTAAATGTTGAATACTAAACTACTTAAGTTAGAGATACAAAAAAGTTCGCATTTTTCTGGAAATACGTTGCATATTTTTGTCAAATTTAACTGTTAAAATACAATCGAAATACGTATCACCATGAAAAGGTAATTCGTAATTAAAAATGATAACATAAAAAATTAGTATGACAAATATTtggcaatatataaaaaaactgttatttctattttatcttaGCCTAAATAAATCACATTACCGAAATGTGGTTCCCCTTCACCAGATAAATAGGTACAAGCTTAACAACACAAGCCGCGAACACCATAATTAAAACATTCTTATCAAGGCGCGCAGTAAAGAATTTATCAAAGAACCATCCTGAATCATCGCAAATGGGGAATTACTTCTCTGCCGGCCAACTTAAAGATTAACAACGTATAAAAGAACGAAATGCGTTCTCTTCAGCATCAGTTTAACATTTTAGCTGAAGTTTTAAAAAGTCCTGCTTTATACACCACCAAAAATGAAGATAATAATTGTGTTTGCTAGTTTCTTGCTATTTGTTGCTGCTTTGCCAGTGGATGTCATTGAAGATGAAGAAGGTCAAGAATATGCTTTGGTGCCGCTTCATAGAGAACGAAGGTGAGAATActttttaacatttaaatataaacaaataaattgaTTTATTACTACTATTTTTCTACTGTAAATACTTCATCTATTTTAATCAAAATGCTACTTACTATTGTTTGAGTACCAATATATAGGcgtctaaatatttttaaagtacacagtaaatttactaatttctcttctatttataTTTATCACTATAATTATACTTTTCAGATGTATTATTAACTAGTTTGCCGTTAATATAACAAGTTTTTGAAACTTCTTTAAAACGATTATCTTTGCAAGAGAAGTATGATATATTAAGGAACGAGTAAAAGTATTGGCTTACCAATAAGTCATCAATACGTATTCATGGTTGCTTCCATCTTTTGTACCTTTTTTCTCATCCTTGCTGTGAGCTTTTCTATCAATTCGTTGATTACTTCTTAAATGCGCTTTGGTATGGAAACAACGAATTTCTTacagttttctaatatttcttggTCTCGAAGCCATATCTGAATTCAAGCCTCAATCAGTATTACTTTTATTGTGCAACCTATTTTACAAAGCCTAGCTTTTACAATATCTTACTAGTTTTTAATCAGACTAAGATCCGTTGAGTCACCTATCCATATAAGACATGATATGATTTTGTTCTTGTAACAAGTATTTACAATTTTATCACAACTTTGGACACTTAACATGGAGACGAATCTGCACAAACTTCAGCATtaacttttctttgtttagtttttaATCCATAAATATGAGCTTGCTCCCATCTGAAGAGGACACTTTTTTTAATGTTCAACAATCCTACTAAAGAATTTTTTGTCCAGTCGTATTAGTGACAGCAGCCAACAAATATTCTTAGTATAATTGTTTTCCTTTCATTTCTAAAGCGGTTTCGTGCAGAGGGATCATAAGCAATATGTACTAATTCTTATTGATATTTTGAGCTCGTTTAATTTACTCTATCTTAATTAAAAATCTCCATCtgttgtttttctcctctttttacattttacttttttgttaaGAAAAGATTTCCCCTCAACCATCTCAATAGTTTCTTTGTTTTTActctataaaaaaatttttccTTTTTGTAGTATTGGGaatacatctttaaaaataagaaGCAAACAAAGCCTTAGTGTAGCATTGGCTTCAGTAACAATACAATACTTTTTAAGCCAAAAACTTTAAAATGCAGCACGTTTGAAGATTGGTATAAATTGTTACCCACTGACTATTAGGACTTTTCAGTACTTTGACGGAAAGGTTTTGCCAAAtgctaaaaaaagtaaaattatgaaatatcaaATTGTGTTCATATCATCAAATTTTGTATTTACTTCAAAGAAATTAATTATATACAtagatataaattatttataatataaccttatatttataatataatttataatattttatatttacagaCAACTCAAATGGGGTCTTGACCAATCAGGCTACGGTCTTAGCCATACTGGTACCTTATTAAACAATAACAACAACAGACTAGATGGAACAGTGAGTGCATCTAAAGCATGGGGATCACACGGATTGAAGCCTGACACTTTCGGAGGTCGTCTGGACTTCGCGAACAAGCCAAGCAGTTCGTCTGCTTTTGTTGGAGCCGATAGAACTCGCGGATATGGTACTGACGTTAATGCTGGacttaaatacaattttttgCAAAAGAAAAACTGGAGTGGAGATATCAGCGGACAATACGGTAGACATTTCGGAGGGCCTGGCGGTACTGGCAAACCACAAGCTGGTGTATTTTTGAATTTAAACGGAAGGTTTTAAATAAGTCACTAATCTTAAATTCTCGTGATAGCAATgtgttcatttttatactttgtaataaatttataaataaataagtaataccCTTTAATCTTGAACATTTATTTGCAAAATATATATGGTTGTTGACGTACTCGTACTACCTAGAGAAATTTTCTTGGTTTTCCTTTATCTCTACAGTAGTCAGTGAGTTTGTGTGAGAATATAAAAGTATTTAGTAATGTCATATAcatgattaaaaaaaatcttagaCCTTTTTCTAATTTAAATAGAAGAAAACGTGTGCTTTATTTTATCCCCTCCCCAGTATCAGCAGCACCTTTAGTGCCATTATAATTCAGATTTATGACCTGCTTTTCTTCTGTTGTTCCTTTACACTTATTGCATTactgtctttaatatttttcatcttcttctcttcttcttctacttcttggagatctttcgatctgtttaattttgaagctgcctctggttaatttcctgggaggtagattgccaactatccctccatcttttaggtggtcttccgggaggtcttgaaccgggcgggttggtttctagggcaatttttgggagtctattctcatccattcgtcttacatgattgtaccacatcctcatacgctgccttccccatcttacaatatcttgaattttgcattgatctctgacgtttgtatttttcaccctgtctcttcttgttttgcctaACAACTATTGTTGTTAGGGTTATCATTttggcaacccttagcatctgtttcgttttgttggtatcttcgcgcacttttATGCCATAATATGTCATGATCGGCAAGTCTTGTAAATTCTAAtttatctgtgcgcatatacgtatttgaccagactatctcccgcagacatccatACAATgtggatgctttgttgatctgactccttaggtcctttactgggtcgtgtgtgcttgatatatctatggcaagatatctgaattgcatcacctgttctatggggttgttctcaaccactaacttacatctgagcggatcttttgctattttcatacatttagttttgttggtagaaatggtcatatttagttggcggcttatttgaaagaactgaaagagctgtctctgaagattaTCTTCTGATTCTGCAATAATTGTGgcaacacaccataccaattcttttgttgcccattcttgagagatgttactttgtttataattgtgcccatgagtaggttaaacaagaaggggcttaaactgtcgccttgtctaattcctctcggtgttggaatattttcagtgaattggtctcctgctctaactttggttacattgttgttatttaggttatggactatctttgttatgttggtcggtgttttattttctattaatatatttagaacaTCTCCCAGGCGAACCCTGTCGAAGGAtttcgtcagatcaatgaagcaaatatacgctggcatgccgaactctatagctttttcttttatttgttttattatgaatactgcatctattatagaccgccctcttgtaaaaccttgttgttcttcagcattagtgatttgcctttccaatttgtccttGAACACTTGTGAAAAAAttcatcgttgtatttaagagggttattcctctgtagttttttgggcaagttttttgtccttttttaaatatggggattgtgatgctcttatgccattcgtctggtgtttctgtgtcgtttcagattttgttaaatagttgtgacagtttacttgcaagttcagggcctccatattcattgggtataccatctgttccaggtgattttctgttttttagcttcttGATCTTTGCTTCTACTTTTTCGTCATTGATTGTAGCACTTATATCTGCTTCGTATTCTTTTATATTCAGCGTTTCTTCAGCATCATATAGCTCCTTAAAATGCTGTTGCCATGTCTCTATGGGTACTCCCTTGGTCTGCACGAACTCGTTAACTGGTTTTTTCCTGTTCCGAAgcattttccatactttcttttgggcaccatgtaggtcgtagtccatgtcgctggtaaatttagcccaatgttcttttttgattgattttattcttgcgttTACTTGCATTCTAACTTGGACATATTCTGCGAGAGCTTCTTCCGATTGTGTGCTTTTATATCTCAGGTAGCATTTGCGTTTTAATTCAGAGAGTTCTTTTACCtcttgacaaaacaccggtttggtgtggtttatcgTCCTCGTGTTAATTTTCCGCTTTCCAATTGCTTCTTCTGCCGCTTGGTTGATGCATTTCCTGATTTTTTGCCAAGTATCTTCTACTCCCCATTCTGGTTGTAACTCGATCTCTTTTAGTTAGCTGGTAATCCCGTTCTCATAAAGGAGTTTTGTACTCTCTGTTGCTAGCGACTCTATATTGTGTTTTTCGATGAGCATTGAGGGTTTTCTGTTTCGTTGCGGACGTTCTAGTAGCATCTTGCTTAAAACAAGGTTGTGATCGGTCCCCAGGTTAGCAGATGTTAGGGCTCTGACATCAAGTATTTGTGACGGTTTTATCACTCGATTtgtgattataaaatctatcattgATCGCTGGCCTCGATTATTGTTGAAAGTGTATTTATGTTGGTCTTTATGATGATAGTATGTGTTATTGATTGTCATTTCATTTCTAGCGCAAAAGTCTATTAGTGCTTCGccattttcattaattatttcttcgttgtacttttgttttatatCTGGTATGACATCGTTTTCGATCCGTGCATTAAGATCCCCGAAtacaataattttgtgtttaacaTTTATGTTATCTACGGTGTTTTGTAGTTCCTGATAGAAATTTTCAGTTTCTGCTGTGGGCTTAGATATGTCTGGGGCATATGTGCTTATCAGGTGTGTTGTGATGTTACGTAGTTTTGTAGAGATTCTTAATAACCTACCGTTGATGTATTTGATATCTTCGATGCTTTGTGTGTATTTATCGTGCAGCAAAATTCCGACTCCTGACTGTGCTCTTTCTTATTTAGCTTTTCCGCTGTATATGAGTTTTTATATTTGAATAATTGAATATATGAATATTTTTCATGCTTTTCTAAATTTGGCTGTTTAAAATAACACTGCCTTAAAGTCTCCACAAACCCATATTTCATGTCGTGACGCAAAGTTGAAACCTTTATGTACATTAACTTGAAATTAAAGTGACGCATTTATGTAGATTAACTTTCTTTATAGCTGTGTAGTTTTAGGAtccttaaagtaaatttttttgtatatgaCTTCTTTTTCTGGGAAATGTGTGGATTCGCATTCCTAATGTAATACCTAAAtttcattttcaatattttatatagtATTCACCTTGCATTGTTGAGGTCAATAGATGCATCCACATTTTCTTTTGTTACGAAGTTGCAACAGAAAACcaaatttcattatacaaaatGTTCCTCCTTCGACGTTTCCAATTTCAgaattattttcattgtcttcGAAACTTCTACTTATTCTATAGagttgttttatttcagttttaTTCTCGTAActaattacatatttttcttcacTGTCACTTATCTCTTctaatattttacataatttatcGTGCATCAAATATTTATGCGCAGTGAACTATCTGAAGTTATTGACTTAAGTAAAGAAATTTTTATGTAGAATAGCCCACACAACGGATTCTGCAGGTATCGACTTGTTTTGCCCCGAaatattctcttcttcttcttcctctttataagcaattctgcttgttcattggcggattaatacctctacggaaggatgtcacttcatcttttgcgcggtcgtccgatactttttctgccgattggtgacttattagATTGGTGccgaatagtagaattagttcgcttcttctccattcttccgatattttattgtggtgtataattttattaatgaatggtgttaattgttctgtcatttctactccacaatattttagtaactcgtttggtatcccgtctttgcctgctgcttttctgttctttaggttttcaagtattttccgaacttcctgtacatttatattaagttcttcatttgtggtactTTCTGGAGTTCTGGCGACGTATTCTCAATACAAAGAAAACCAAGCAGGCAATTAGCTTATTCCGCTCACACAATTTATCTATATCTAGTTAaattattaaatcaaataaaattttcATCAGATGGCCTTTCCACAGCTTTTCGTGTGTCTTGGCCTGTCTCAATACATCGTTTTATTCTTAACTGTCGAGTGTTAAGATTCTCCTCTTCAtctccaaaaatttttaaaatgcgaaaTGACGAGCATGGACCACAATTTTTCATTCGAAAAAGCTTTTTGGTTCGTAAATTATACACGTTATATATCAAGTACGTAAATGAACTTTATAATTGTATATACCTTCCCAATTAACCAAATAAACGAAAGTTTAATCCTTAAATTCCCGAAGTCCCCAAGCTTAGaactaaatgttaatataaaCACTTTTTAATAGTTATTTTGAGAGAAAAAAGTGCGCCTCTGTGTATAATACAAAAATTGATTACAGTGAAGAAGTGATACGTACTTTTTAGCTAGACTAAACAAAGACGGGACTAATTATATGAGAACTGAAAATACAGCGTAGTTAGACATAATAAAAACTGTCTACGAAATATAAAAACACTTTACAACAACAAAAAAttgattattattgtttatttatattagcCAAAATTACACTATTTGCTATttgatttataatatatataattttaactaGTACTACCTCATATATATTAGACTCTGTATAGTAATAAGTATTACTTTTTTATTACTAAGTTTTTTTGTTACAGAGCCGATTCAGTCACCTGGAACCCACATAAATTAATGGGAGCATTGCTACAGTGttctaccatacatttcaaagaAGATGTAAGTAGACATTTGAGAGTATATCACAAATATAGGTcttgcattaatttttttaatataatttctaaatggAAACAGTTAAAATAGCCTATATACAGGTGTGAAACTTTCAGGAATGTTTATAAGCttctatatacagggtggtccttaagtccttaattgtacaaaaagaaacagtagattctacactttaaaatattacgatttaagctaaattgctttaataaaatgttgatattaagaaagatacagggtgttaaagtgcaaattaaaaattttatttttggctataactttcatgtttgtaaacatttatgcataaaaatttacaactgggtacttttaaatatgagaaattataatttgatgcacactttgatgtagcggatagagggcgccacatatgccacatatgtggcataaatttgcacttaacttttttgctctttgagtgaactgtatttgtgatacaaaatattaaagatacattatttcaacaaaaaaaaggtatacctgttaataacttttaaactcaatagttttcgagataatcgcattttacaaatcagctgcatatttctgagttaaggcaattaccccaggcaacgaaggaaaaatggacaaaaacattaataaatctaaattttggtataaaataccaataactaaagttaatagttaacgaaatattaaataaaataaatatatcagcaggataattaataataggatatgacaaaaaacagaataataggattttacatcaaacattttatattttatgttaaattaaagtcgtaatcaaaacattttgtttacaaaccaaattaagaaatagttaaactaaattactaaactttttgttaaagtaagtgttcgatatgtctaccattttcattaattcatttgtcaatatattccataaaaatcatctcatattaaatagcatcattggttctaaagaaactgttgaagtatttatttcttcccatatttggttgcaaatgtttatggcattcttatagacaccttgttttaatacgccccatacaccaaaatcaagcggattaaattctgggctacgtggtggctataatgtataatggacgaatctatatccaaatcttatagtatattaCGTCGaaaaggttaaataatgtattaaactgtgatgtatctcattcattggttacttatatacactcatataagcttacgagtaactataattacacatcgaacaaatggactattatgataatgatgataatattatgaactaacgaactaatattatgctgaactaaattgcctgtttgtttactatatttataacaatatcggttattaggccaacgatgatgtttttgtaaaaatgctgagtctttaaggtaagatttgtagcaaaagtattatgaaacaagacacgtgtgttatttcatacctgtgctttagtttccatttgtcataataaaaatgggtaaacaacaatttacgtaatgaataataagtattattttgggtttttttataaattaaataattatatcaatatctcaccacattgccaaggaatatgactgccacgtccaatccaacgttcagaaaaggtatatttaactatgttctcaacgccttctctttagaatgtggtggtgtaccatcttacataaaccatatattttggtttttcagcattttacaatagggaaaaagtaatacaacaccagtaggtatagaaatttaagaagcgatagaaaagggaaattgtatacatgatgacggccagcgtctgaatacggacacggcacctaaagaagaagatgaagaatattttctccaataagacatttagcatccataacaaaaattttgtaatgttacattatcatctttgagttgttttaataagaataaactatgaattatgcttatctacaggtattaagtgctttaccgcacaaatatcacaactaagaattatgaggcagctgagttataaaatgcgattatctcgaaaacggttaaattttgaggttactaacaagtataccttttctttgtaaaaataatgtatgtttaatattttttaacacaaatagaggtaactttaagagcaaaaaagttaatcgcaaatctatgccacacctgtggcatatgtggcgccatctatcagtaacattaatttatgtataaaattataatttatcctacttaaaagcgtccaattataaatttttgtccaaaaatatttacaaacgtaaaagttatagcgaaaaatagaattttaaatttccactttaacaccctgtatctttcttaatatcaacattttattaaagcaagttggcttaaatcgtaatattttaaagtgcagaatctatggtttctgtttgtacaattactttaggaccaccctgtatagtcCAGTTTAGAACGGCCATAACGTACGGGATATAATGTAGTATTTCTAGTATTTCCAGTAttaacactaaaaacacaattaatttattCATAGCGTTTATTTACTGAACGATACACATTTATATTATCGACTAACTTCTATAATTTAATTTCCTTTATTAATATTGGCCGAGTTAATCGCCTATCAAATTTAGTCTAAAAGCGCCAATTAATATACAACAACAGGTGAAATAACCttctttacttattttattttaaaattctttcttttttacAAACGAAATATGATATTTAACTTAGACATAGACATGCCACGAGAAAATTTTCAGAACATTATAAATACTCTTAAAGAAAAAACTTATAATATCCGGATATAATATCTATTTAATTGGTCTGATATTTATTTTTGTCAATATCGACATCAAATTTTCTACTTTGCTTTTAGGGTTTGTTGATGAGCTGTAACCAAATGGCAGCAGATTATCTATTTATGCAGGACAAACTGTATGATATCAGATACGATACTGGTGACAAAGTTATTCAATGTGGACGTCATAATGACATATTCAAGCTTTGGCTACAATGGAGGGCTAAGGTATGtatcaataaaaatattgtaaaaatacatCCTGATGGTTATGCAACTAGCAATACTTTAGTTCATAGACCTATTCAAATTTTAATAACGCTAATTACTTTAGAAAAAATCATTATAAAAGATCGAAGGTATATTAATGAACCATTTTGTTGTTACcttaatgttaattttaattaagtACAATTATTACGAATAAATATAGagtacaaaaaaacaaaaaatattccccAGGTGAGGCTCGAACTCACAACCCCGGCATCGCTCACGACTACTGTCTTATAAGTACCGTGCGCTAACCAATTGCGCCACTGGGGATATGTTTTCCAATTTTCAAATATACTATTTTGTTCGAGTAGAGGTTAAGTTattgatttaattatttttaaatataataatttattattgttaataaattaTAAACGGAATTTAGTAATAAGTAAACTTAAATTATAAGTTAGGTATTGTATTAAAtttgcaaaaatattttataattgtattaaaaCCGTGTGTTCCAAAACATAACATTGAATAGATAagcataatataatataatattgatcCGAGAGGGACGactatttttgtaattatttaggAACTTGGGTATTATTCTTTATACAAAATATTGTTGTTGTTTATTATAGTTAATTA is drawn from Diabrotica undecimpunctata isolate CICGRU chromosome 5, icDiaUnde3, whole genome shotgun sequence and contains these coding sequences:
- the LOC140441985 gene encoding uncharacterized protein; its protein translation is MKIIIVFASFLLFVAALPVDVIEDEEGQEYALVPLHRERRQLKWGLDQSGYGLSHTGTLLNNNNNRLDGTVSASKAWGSHGLKPDTFGGRLDFANKPSSSSAFVGADRTRGYGTDVNAGLKYNFLQKKNWSGDISGQYGRHFGGPGGTGKPQAGVFLNLNGRF